Proteins found in one Magnolia sinica isolate HGM2019 chromosome 5, MsV1, whole genome shotgun sequence genomic segment:
- the LOC131247363 gene encoding uncharacterized protein LOC131247363, which translates to MKTNHEKPSLLLRSFTLCLCLSLFLLLFLSLHRTSIPSPPSLVSDDLRIRSGFSSYDAYIKRQLDKTLNPKLRKIWTTRDWDRKINVFSKFFEDLKSKNLLSDGSKALSIGARVGQEVAALRRVGVSDSVGIDLVPYPPLVIKGDFHEQPFANGTFDFEFSNVFDHALYPAKFVSEIERTLRPGGVCVLHVSISRRPDKYSANDLYSVRPLVELFKESEVVHVRSVDGFGLDTEIVFRKKKEKAMKKTS; encoded by the coding sequence ATGAAGACCAACCACGAAAAACCTTCCCTCCTCCTCAGATCATTCAccctctgtctctgtctctctctttttcttctcctcttcctctctctccaccGCACTTCaatcccatctccaccgtccctTGTCTCTGACGACCTCCGCATCCGATCCGGCTTCTCCTCCTACGACGCCTACATCAAGCGCCAGCTCGACAAGACCTTGAACCCCAAGCTTCGTAAGATCTGGACCACTCGCGACTGGGACCGCAAGATCAACGTCTTCTCCAAATTCTTCGAAGATCTCAAGTCCAAGAATCTCCTCTCCGACGGCTCCAAGGCCTTGTCCATCGGTGCCCGCGTCGGGCAGGAGGTTGCCGCGCTGAGGAGGGTCGGGGTGTCGGACTCGGTCGGCATCGACCTCGTGCCTTACCCACCGCTCGTAATCAAGGGAGACTTCCATGAGCAGCCGTTCGCGAATGGGACGTTCGACTTCGAGTTCTCGAACGTGTTCGACCATGCTTTGTATCCGGCGAAGTTCGTGTCGGAGATCGAACGGACTTTGAGGCCTGGCGGGGTGTGCGTATTACATGTGTCAATATCACGGAGGCCAGATAAGTACTCGGCGAATGATCTGTACAGCGTGAGGCCGTTGGTGGAGTTGTTTAAGGAGTCGGAGGTAGTGCATGTGAGAAGCGTGGACGGGTTCGGGTTGGACACGGAGATTGTTTTccgaaagaagaaggagaaggccATGAAGAAAACGTCGTGa